A section of the Fusobacterium perfoetens genome encodes:
- the rpsQ gene encoding 30S ribosomal protein S17, translating to MRNDRKVREGIVVSDKMEKTIVVSIATMDLHPIYKKRVKKTTKFKAHDENNVAQVGDRVRIMETRPLSRDKRWRLVEVLERAK from the coding sequence TTGAGAAACGATAGAAAAGTAAGAGAAGGTATAGTTGTTTCTGATAAAATGGAAAAAACTATAGTTGTTTCAATAGCTACAATGGATTTACATCCTATTTACAAAAAAAGAGTTAAAAAGACAACAAAGTTTAAAGCTCATGATGAAAACAATGTAGCTCAAGTTGGAGATAGAGTAAGAATAATGGAAACTAGACCTTTATCTAGAGATAAAAGATGGAGATTAGTTGAAGTATTAGAAAGAGCTAAATAA
- the rpmC gene encoding 50S ribosomal protein L29 yields MKAKDIREMSTEDLVVKCKELKEELFNLKFQLSLGQLTNTAKIREVRREIARMNTILNER; encoded by the coding sequence ATGAAAGCTAAGGATATAAGAGAAATGTCTACTGAAGACTTAGTAGTTAAGTGCAAAGAACTTAAAGAAGAATTATTCAACCTAAAATTTCAACTTTCATTAGGACAATTAACTAACACTGCTAAGATCAGAGAAGTTAGAAGAGAAATTGCAAGAATGAACACAATTTTAAATGAAAGATAA
- the rplP gene encoding 50S ribosomal protein L16: MLMPKRTKHRKMFRGRMKGSAQRGNTVAFGDYGLQALEPAWITNRQIESCRIGINRTFKREGKTFIRIFPDKPITSRPAGVRMGKGKGAVEGWVCVVKPGRIMFEVSQVSEELAMAALRKASMKLPIRCKIVKRENGGDK, translated from the coding sequence ATGTTAATGCCAAAAAGAACAAAACATAGAAAAATGTTTAGAGGAAGAATGAAAGGTTCTGCTCAAAGAGGAAATACAGTAGCATTCGGTGACTACGGACTTCAAGCTCTTGAACCTGCATGGATTACTAACAGACAAATAGAATCATGCAGAATCGGAATCAACAGAACATTCAAAAGAGAAGGAAAAACATTCATAAGAATATTCCCTGATAAACCAATCACATCTAGACCAGCTGGAGTGAGAATGGGTAAAGGTAAAGGGGCAGTAGAAGGTTGGGTTTGCGTAGTTAAACCTGGAAGAATAATGTTTGAAGTTTCTCAAGTTAGTGAAGAACTAGCTATGGCAGCTTTAAGAAAAGCTTCTATGAAACTTCCTATCAGATGTAAGATAGTAAAAAGAGAGAATGGCGGTGATAAATAA
- the rpsC gene encoding 30S ribosomal protein S3 yields MGQKVDPRGLRLGITRSWDSNWYADKKEYAKYFHEDVKIREFVKKTYFHAGISKVNIERTSPSHVVVIVHAAKAGIVIGRKGAEIEELRTKLEALTGKKVLVKVQEVKNFNKDAVLVAENIAGGIERRVAYKRAVNQAVMRAMKSGAKGIKVMVSGRLNGAEIARSEWVVEGKVPLHTLRADIDYATATAHTTYGALGIKVWIFNGEVLPTKKEGGEA; encoded by the coding sequence GTGGGACAAAAAGTAGACCCTAGAGGATTAAGACTTGGAATTACAAGATCTTGGGACTCTAACTGGTATGCAGACAAAAAGGAATACGCTAAGTACTTCCATGAAGATGTAAAAATCAGAGAGTTTGTTAAGAAAACTTATTTCCATGCTGGAATATCTAAAGTAAATATAGAAAGAACATCACCTTCACATGTAGTAGTAATAGTTCATGCTGCTAAAGCTGGAATTGTTATCGGAAGAAAAGGTGCTGAAATAGAAGAATTAAGAACTAAATTAGAAGCTTTAACTGGTAAAAAAGTATTAGTTAAAGTTCAAGAAGTTAAAAACTTTAATAAAGATGCAGTATTAGTAGCAGAAAATATTGCTGGTGGAATTGAAAGAAGGGTTGCTTATAAAAGAGCAGTAAACCAAGCAGTTATGAGAGCTATGAAATCTGGAGCTAAAGGAATTAAAGTTATGGTTTCTGGAAGACTTAATGGTGCAGAAATCGCTAGATCTGAGTGGGTTGTTGAAGGAAAAGTTCCTTTACATACACTAAGAGCTGACATCGATTATGCAACAGCAACAGCTCATACAACTTATGGAGCATTAGGAATTAAAGTATGGATATTTAATGGTGAAGTACTTCCAACTAAGAAAGAAGGAGGGGAAGCGTAA
- the rplV gene encoding 50S ribosomal protein L22, with the protein MEVKASTRFVRMSPRKARLVADLVRGKSALEALDILEYTNKKAARIIKKTLASAIANATHNAKLDDEKLVISTIMINDGPALKRISPRAMGRADIIRKPTAHVIVGVSEK; encoded by the coding sequence GTGGAAGTTAAAGCAAGTACTAGATTCGTGAGAATGTCTCCAAGAAAAGCTAGATTAGTAGCTGACTTAGTGAGAGGAAAATCAGCTCTAGAAGCTCTTGATATTTTAGAATATACAAATAAGAAAGCAGCTAGAATTATAAAGAAAACATTAGCATCAGCTATAGCTAATGCTACACATAACGCAAAATTAGATGACGAAAAATTAGTTATATCTACTATCATGATAAACGATGGTCCAGCTCTTAAGAGAATAAGCCCAAGAGCAATGGGAAGAGCAGACATCATAAGAAAACCAACAGCTCATGTTATCGTGGGAGTATCTGAAAAGTAG
- the rpsS gene encoding 30S ribosomal protein S19, with translation MARSLRKGPFCDHHLMKKVEEAVAANNLKAVIKTWSRRSTIFPNFIGLTFGVYNGKKHIPVYVTEQMVGHKLGEFAPTRTYHGHTKTGKK, from the coding sequence ATGGCTAGATCACTTAGAAAAGGACCTTTCTGCGACCATCACTTAATGAAAAAAGTTGAAGAAGCAGTAGCTGCTAACAACTTAAAAGCAGTTATTAAGACTTGGTCAAGAAGATCAACTATATTCCCTAACTTCATAGGATTAACTTTTGGAGTTTACAACGGGAAAAAACATATACCTGTATATGTAACTGAACAAATGGTAGGACACAAATTAGGTGAGTTTGCACCTACAAGAACTTACCACGGACATACAAAAACTGGTAAAAAATAA
- the rplB gene encoding 50S ribosomal protein L2 gives MAIKKMRPTSDGVRHMSRLVVPELSKVRPEKSLTVPLKSAYGRDNYGHRTNVNRQKGHKRLYRIIDFKRNKLDIPARVVTIEYDPNRTANIALLHYADGAKAYILAPKGLKVGDVVMNGSNAEIKVGNALKLKEMPVGTQIHNIELQRGKGGQLVRSAGTAARLVAKEGTYCHVELPSGELRLIHGECTATIGEVGNAEHSLVSIGKAGRNRLMGKRPHVRGSAMNPCDHPHGGGEGKAPVGRKSPLTPWGKPALGVKTRGRKTSDKFIVRRRNDK, from the coding sequence ATGGCTATAAAGAAAATGAGACCAACAAGTGACGGAGTTAGACATATGTCAAGACTTGTTGTACCTGAATTAAGTAAGGTAAGACCTGAAAAGTCTTTAACTGTACCTTTAAAATCTGCTTACGGTAGAGATAACTACGGGCACAGAACAAATGTTAATAGACAAAAAGGTCATAAAAGACTTTACAGAATTATAGATTTCAAAAGAAACAAATTAGATATACCTGCAAGAGTTGTTACTATTGAGTACGACCCTAACAGAACAGCAAACATCGCTCTTTTACATTATGCTGACGGAGCTAAAGCATATATCTTAGCACCTAAAGGATTAAAAGTTGGAGATGTTGTAATGAACGGTTCTAACGCAGAAATTAAAGTTGGAAACGCTCTTAAATTAAAAGAAATGCCTGTTGGAACACAAATTCACAACATTGAACTTCAAAGAGGAAAAGGTGGACAATTAGTAAGATCTGCTGGAACTGCAGCAAGACTTGTTGCTAAAGAAGGAACTTACTGTCACGTTGAATTACCATCAGGAGAATTAAGACTAATTCACGGAGAATGTACAGCTACAATCGGTGAAGTAGGAAACGCAGAGCACAGCCTAGTGTCAATCGGAAAAGCTGGAAGAAATAGACTTATGGGAAAAAGACCTCATGTTAGAGGATCTGCAATGAACCCTTGTGATCACCCTCACGGAGGAGGAGAAGGTAAAGCTCCAGTAGGAAGAAAGAGCCCATTAACTCCTTGGGGTAAACCAGCACTTGGTGTTAAAACAAGAGGAAGAAAAACATCTGATAAGTTTATAGTAAGAAGAAGAAACGACAAGTAA
- the rplW gene encoding 50S ribosomal protein L23, whose translation MTAYEIIRKPLITEKTELLRRNNNKYTFEVNRKANKIEIKKAVEEIFNVKVASVATVNIKPVTKRHGMKLYKTQAKKKAIVELASGTISYFKEV comes from the coding sequence ATGACAGCTTATGAGATCATCAGAAAGCCTCTAATTACTGAAAAAACTGAATTACTTAGAAGAAACAACAATAAATACACTTTTGAAGTAAATAGAAAAGCTAACAAAATAGAGATTAAAAAAGCAGTAGAAGAAATATTCAACGTTAAAGTTGCAAGCGTTGCAACAGTAAACATCAAACCTGTAACAAAAAGACATGGTATGAAATTATACAAAACTCAAGCTAAAAAGAAAGCAATCGTAGAATTAGCTTCAGGAACAATTTCATATTTCAAAGAAGTATAA
- the rplD gene encoding 50S ribosomal protein L4: MAVLNIYNLAGAQTGTVEVNDAIFGIEPNKVVLHEVLVAELAAARQGSASTKTRSMVRGGGRKPFKQKGTGRARQGTIRAPHMVGGGVVFGPSPRSYEKKVNKKTRVLALKSALSAKVAAGEIVVLDGMMETPKTKTIVALTKALEANTKQMFVVNDLTEQGDYNLFLSARNLENAVVFQPNELGIYWLLKQNKVIITKEALATIEEVLG; this comes from the coding sequence ATGGCGGTTTTAAACATATATAACTTAGCAGGAGCACAAACTGGAACTGTTGAAGTAAACGACGCAATATTTGGTATAGAACCTAATAAAGTTGTTTTACACGAAGTTCTTGTAGCAGAATTAGCTGCAGCTAGACAAGGAAGTGCATCTACTAAGACTAGATCTATGGTTAGAGGCGGAGGAAGAAAGCCATTTAAACAAAAAGGAACTGGTAGAGCTAGACAAGGTACAATAAGAGCACCTCACATGGTAGGTGGAGGAGTTGTATTTGGACCAAGCCCTAGAAGTTACGAGAAAAAAGTAAACAAAAAGACAAGAGTATTAGCACTTAAATCTGCATTATCTGCAAAAGTTGCTGCTGGAGAAATTGTTGTATTAGATGGAATGATGGAAACTCCAAAAACTAAAACTATAGTTGCATTAACAAAAGCTTTAGAAGCTAACACAAAACAAATGTTTGTAGTAAATGACTTAACAGAACAAGGTGATTACAACTTATTCTTATCAGCTAGAAACTTAGAGAACGCAGTTGTATTCCAACCTAACGAATTAGGAATTTACTGGTTACTAAAACAAAATAAAGTTATCATTACTAAAGAAGCATTAGCTACAATTGAGGAGGTGCTTGGATAA
- the rplC gene encoding 50S ribosomal protein L3, translating into MLGILGKKIGMTQIFEDGKFVPVTVVEAGPNFVLQKKTVEGEGYTALQLGFDEKKEKNSTKPMMGIFNKAGVKPLRFVKELKVDSVEGYELGQEIKVDVLNGVEFVDITGTSKGKGTSGVMKRHNFGGNRASHGVSRNHRLGGSIGQSSWPGKVLKGLRMAGQYGNATVTVQNLKVVKLDVENNVILIKGAVPGAKNGYLVVRPAIKK; encoded by the coding sequence ATGTTAGGAATTCTAGGAAAAAAAATCGGAATGACTCAAATCTTTGAAGATGGAAAGTTCGTTCCAGTAACAGTTGTAGAAGCTGGACCAAACTTTGTTTTACAAAAGAAAACAGTAGAAGGTGAAGGTTATACAGCATTACAACTTGGTTTTGATGAGAAAAAAGAAAAAAATTCTACTAAACCAATGATGGGTATCTTTAATAAAGCTGGTGTAAAACCATTAAGATTTGTTAAAGAACTAAAAGTTGACTCAGTTGAAGGATATGAGTTAGGACAAGAAATTAAAGTTGATGTTCTAAATGGTGTTGAGTTCGTAGATATTACAGGAACTTCAAAAGGTAAAGGAACATCAGGGGTTATGAAAAGACATAACTTCGGTGGAAACAGAGCGTCTCACGGGGTTTCAAGAAACCACAGACTTGGAGGATCTATCGGACAATCTTCATGGCCTGGAAAAGTATTAAAAGGATTAAGAATGGCTGGACAATATGGAAATGCTACTGTAACAGTTCAAAACTTAAAAGTAGTTAAATTAGATGTTGAAAACAATGTAATCTTAATAAAAGGTGCAGTACCTGGAGCTAAAAACGGTTACCTTGTTGTAAGACCAGCTATAAAAAAATAA
- the rpsJ gene encoding 30S ribosomal protein S10 — MASNKLRIYLKAYDHMLLDQSAKKIAEVAEKSGAEIAGPMPLPTKIKKYTVLRSVHVNKDSREQFEMRIHRRMVEIKNSTQKTISSLTAVNLPAGVGIEIKQA, encoded by the coding sequence ATGGCTTCTAATAAATTAAGAATCTACTTGAAAGCTTACGATCATATGTTACTAGATCAATCAGCAAAGAAGATAGCTGAAGTTGCAGAAAAATCTGGAGCAGAAATAGCTGGTCCTATGCCACTACCAACTAAGATTAAAAAATACACTGTATTAAGATCAGTACATGTTAACAAAGATTCAAGAGAGCAGTTTGAAATGAGAATTCACAGAAGAATGGTGGAAATCAAAAACTCTACTCAAAAAACAATATCATCTTTAACAGCGGTTAACTTACCAGCTGGTGTTGGAATCGAGATTAAACAAGCGTAG
- a CDS encoding RnfABCDGE type electron transport complex subunit B — MGSEILIAVVILGLTGLAMGLFLAFASKKFEVKVDERVSAITGCLPGANCGGCGFPGCGGYADAVVNKGAKPNMCAPGGKAVADKICEIMGMTAEVSDGPRIVARVLCQGKHENAAEKYNFRGNITTCASMNIYASGEKACSYACLGKGDCIKVCPVGAISIVDGIAHIDEDKCVACGACAKACPKLVIAMLPQPQKVNVLCSSKDKGADARKNCKTACIGCGMCAKACPVGAITVENNLAKIDPAKCIQCGLCATKCPTKAINSLVVPKKAVIHEDKCIGCTICAKNCPVSAIEGALKEKHKVDLAKCVGCGICASKCPKKAIEMEEVK; from the coding sequence ATGGGAAGTGAAATATTAATAGCTGTAGTTATTCTTGGATTAACAGGATTAGCTATGGGATTATTCTTAGCTTTTGCCTCTAAAAAATTTGAGGTTAAAGTTGATGAAAGAGTATCAGCAATAACAGGATGTCTTCCTGGTGCTAACTGTGGAGGATGTGGATTCCCAGGATGTGGAGGATATGCTGATGCAGTTGTAAATAAAGGTGCAAAACCTAATATGTGTGCTCCAGGTGGAAAAGCTGTAGCAGATAAAATTTGTGAAATAATGGGAATGACTGCAGAAGTGTCAGATGGGCCAAGAATTGTTGCAAGAGTTCTTTGCCAAGGAAAACATGAAAATGCAGCAGAAAAATATAATTTCAGAGGAAACATCACAACATGTGCTTCTATGAATATATATGCTTCAGGGGAAAAAGCATGTTCTTATGCTTGTCTTGGAAAAGGAGACTGTATAAAAGTATGTCCTGTAGGTGCAATATCTATTGTTGACGGAATAGCTCATATAGATGAAGATAAATGTGTTGCTTGTGGAGCATGTGCAAAAGCATGTCCTAAACTTGTAATAGCAATGCTTCCTCAACCACAGAAAGTAAATGTTCTTTGCTCTTCTAAAGACAAAGGTGCAGATGCAAGAAAGAATTGTAAAACAGCTTGTATAGGATGTGGAATGTGTGCAAAAGCATGTCCTGTAGGTGCAATAACAGTTGAAAACAATTTAGCTAAAATAGATCCAGCTAAATGTATTCAATGTGGATTGTGTGCAACTAAATGTCCTACTAAAGCAATAAACAGTCTTGTAGTTCCTAAAAAAGCAGTTATTCATGAAGATAAATGTATAGGATGTACAATCTGTGCTAAGAACTGTCCTGTATCAGCAATTGAAGGTGCATTAAAAGAAAAACACAAAGTTGATCTTGCAAAATGTGTAGGATGTGGAATTTGTGCTTCTAAATGTCCTAAGAAAGCTATTGAAATGGAAGAAGTAAAATAA
- the rsxA gene encoding electron transport complex subunit RsxA gives MDLAKLFSIIITSIFIQNYVFGRVLGICPYMGVSKKVESSIGMGMAIIFVISIASAVTWLIYQYMLVPFGLEYLQTIMFILIIASLVQFVEMAIQKMSPNLYNALGVYLPLITTNCVVLGVAILNIQEGYNFIETIVNGIGAAVGFTLALILLAGVRERIEYSDIPKPFQGVPIAFISATCLALAFMGFAGMQI, from the coding sequence GTGGATTTAGCAAAATTATTTAGTATAATTATAACTTCAATCTTTATTCAAAACTATGTTTTCGGTAGAGTTCTTGGAATTTGTCCATACATGGGAGTTTCTAAAAAAGTTGAATCATCTATCGGAATGGGAATGGCAATTATATTCGTTATATCAATAGCATCTGCTGTTACTTGGTTAATATATCAATATATGCTTGTTCCATTCGGTCTTGAATATTTACAAACAATAATGTTCATTTTAATAATAGCTTCATTAGTTCAATTTGTTGAAATGGCAATTCAAAAAATGTCACCAAATCTTTACAATGCTCTTGGAGTTTATCTTCCTCTTATTACAACAAACTGTGTTGTACTTGGAGTTGCAATCTTAAACATTCAAGAAGGATATAACTTTATAGAAACAATTGTAAATGGTATTGGAGCTGCTGTAGGATTTACATTAGCACTTATTTTACTTGCTGGTGTAAGAGAAAGAATAGAATATTCTGATATTCCTAAGCCTTTCCAAGGTGTACCAATAGCATTTATTTCAGCAACTTGTCTAGCTTTAGCATTCATGGGATTTGCCGGAATGCAAATATAA
- a CDS encoding RnfABCDGE type electron transport complex subunit E — MAKSKMGIVLNGIFKENPVLVLLLGLCPTLGTSSSAINGMSMGLATTAVLVFSNILISVFKKVIPDKVRIPAFIMIIASLVTIVQMLMEAYTPDIYKVLGLYIPLIVVNCIVLGRAESFASKNSVIDSMFDGIGSGLGFTLALTVLGMIREVLGNGTIFNIVITPANWQPALIFILPPGGFLTIACVIAFQNYLKQKKEV, encoded by the coding sequence ATGGCAAAAAGTAAAATGGGAATCGTTTTAAACGGTATATTTAAGGAAAACCCTGTTCTAGTACTTTTATTAGGACTTTGTCCTACACTTGGAACATCAAGTTCTGCAATAAACGGAATGTCAATGGGACTTGCTACTACAGCAGTTCTTGTGTTCTCAAATATATTAATATCTGTATTCAAGAAAGTTATTCCTGATAAAGTAAGAATACCTGCTTTCATTATGATTATAGCTTCTCTTGTTACAATTGTTCAAATGTTAATGGAGGCTTATACTCCTGACATTTATAAAGTATTAGGGTTATATATACCTCTAATAGTTGTTAACTGTATAGTTTTAGGAAGAGCAGAAAGCTTTGCTTCTAAAAATAGTGTAATAGATTCAATGTTTGATGGTATTGGATCAGGACTTGGATTTACACTTGCTCTTACTGTTCTTGGAATGATCAGAGAAGTTTTAGGAAATGGAACTATATTCAATATAGTTATAACTCCTGCAAACTGGCAACCTGCATTAATATTTATATTACCACCAGGTGGATTCCTTACAATAGCTTGTGTTATTGCATTCCAAAATTACCTAAAACAAAAGAAGGAGGTATAG
- a CDS encoding RnfABCDGE type electron transport complex subunit G has translation MERNRFIHYGSVLLAIAAVCAGLLAGVNGMTRGVIADNKVKAENAARTAVVPLAKSFDESKAVMADDLKFIPGLDENGNTVGYVVVVSQGGYAANIDFSLGVGLDGKITGLSIMNHQETPGLGAKISGEEWQKHWIGKDKSYEFTKAADAFAGATVSPTAVYTGIQRALSAFENGVSK, from the coding sequence ATGGAAAGAAATAGATTTATACATTATGGATCTGTCCTTTTAGCAATCGCAGCTGTTTGTGCCGGACTTCTTGCAGGTGTAAACGGAATGACTAGAGGAGTTATAGCAGACAATAAAGTTAAAGCTGAAAACGCAGCTAGAACAGCAGTTGTGCCTTTAGCAAAATCATTTGACGAATCTAAAGCAGTTATGGCTGATGATTTAAAATTCATACCTGGTTTAGATGAAAATGGAAATACAGTTGGATATGTTGTTGTTGTAAGCCAAGGTGGTTATGCAGCAAATATAGACTTCTCTCTTGGAGTAGGTCTTGATGGAAAAATTACAGGATTAAGCATAATGAATCACCAAGAAACTCCAGGATTAGGAGCTAAAATTTCTGGTGAAGAATGGCAAAAACACTGGATAGGAAAAGATAAATCTTATGAATTTACAAAAGCAGCTGATGCATTTGCTGGTGCTACAGTATCTCCTACAGCTGTTTATACTGGAATTCAAAGAGCTTTATCAGCTTTTGAAAACGGGGTGAGTAAATAA
- a CDS encoding RnfABCDGE type electron transport complex subunit D, whose translation MSKVYNMGPSPHIRTSETVDKVMYDVIIALVPALLMAVYVFKTRALIVTAVSVIFCMLTELVFNKIRKVECTLHDGSAIVTGLLFAFVIPVGMSLQYVAIGAIVSIALGKMLFGGLGQNVFNPALVGRAFVQASWPVAITSFTLDGMAGATMLDAMKRGVPEILIREGNPYAQALIGQMGGCLGETSAIALLIGGAYLIYKKQIDWKMPVIIIATVAILTGIAGRDPLMHVLSGGLMLGAFFMATDMVTSPVTPKGKIIYAFGIGALIALIRMKGGYPEGTAFSILIMNGVTPLINRYTMPKKFGEVKADGKK comes from the coding sequence GTGTCAAAAGTATATAATATGGGGCCATCACCTCACATAAGAACATCAGAAACAGTTGACAAAGTAATGTATGATGTAATTATTGCTTTAGTGCCAGCACTTTTAATGGCAGTTTATGTATTTAAAACTAGAGCTTTAATAGTTACAGCTGTTTCAGTTATATTCTGTATGCTTACAGAATTAGTATTTAACAAAATAAGAAAAGTTGAATGTACACTTCATGATGGAAGTGCGATTGTAACAGGACTTCTTTTTGCATTCGTAATTCCTGTTGGAATGTCTTTACAATATGTTGCAATAGGTGCAATAGTATCTATTGCTTTAGGAAAAATGTTATTCGGAGGGTTAGGACAAAATGTATTTAACCCTGCATTAGTAGGAAGAGCATTTGTTCAAGCTTCATGGCCTGTAGCTATCACATCATTTACCCTTGATGGAATGGCAGGAGCTACAATGCTTGACGCTATGAAAAGAGGAGTACCTGAAATTTTAATAAGAGAAGGAAATCCATATGCTCAAGCTTTAATCGGACAAATGGGTGGATGTCTTGGAGAAACTTCAGCAATAGCACTTCTTATCGGTGGAGCTTATCTAATCTATAAAAAACAAATAGATTGGAAAATGCCTGTAATTATTATAGCTACTGTAGCTATTCTTACAGGAATAGCAGGAAGAGATCCATTAATGCATGTTCTTTCTGGAGGACTTATGCTTGGAGCATTCTTCATGGCAACAGATATGGTTACAAGCCCAGTGACTCCAAAAGGAAAAATTATCTATGCTTTTGGTATAGGAGCTCTTATTGCTCTTATCAGAATGAAAGGTGGATATCCTGAAGGAACAGCTTTCTCTATATTAATAATGAATGGTGTTACACCTTTAATCAACAGATACACAATGCCTAAGAAATTCGGGGAGGTGAAAGCTGATGGAAAGAAATAG
- the rsxC gene encoding electron transport complex subunit RsxC gives MKFFGFRGGVHPPDNKAQTAEMATEKMASPKMVYIPLQQHIGAPLDPIVKVGDKVLKGQKIADSQAFMSTTIHSPVSGTVKRIEQRVFPLMGKANTVVIENDGNDEWCELEKIENWQEASVEDLLKLIREKGIVGIGGASFPTHIKLNPPKDTKIDTLVLNGAECEPYLNSDNRLMLEDPQSIVEGIKIIKKILGVETAVIGIEENKPEAIASMKKACEGTGIEVMPLHTKYPQGGEKQLIKAVLDREVPSGKLPASVGVVVQNTGTAAAIYRGIVHGEPLIEKIVTVSGKAIKQPKNLKVVIGTPFSELLEYCGVDRDAVDKLVMGGPMMGMAQFTEEVPVIKGTGGLLALTKEETNYCKPQACISCGKCVDVCPMHLVPFMYARLAVKENWEELPKYNLMDCIECGSCAYICPANRPLTEAIKIGKAKLRAMK, from the coding sequence ATGAAGTTTTTTGGATTCAGAGGCGGAGTTCATCCACCTGATAACAAAGCCCAAACAGCTGAAATGGCAACAGAAAAAATGGCATCACCAAAAATGGTATATATACCATTACAACAACACATCGGAGCTCCGTTAGACCCGATTGTAAAAGTTGGAGACAAAGTTCTTAAGGGACAGAAAATTGCCGATTCTCAGGCATTTATGTCTACTACTATTCACTCACCAGTGAGCGGAACAGTAAAAAGAATAGAACAGCGTGTATTTCCTCTTATGGGAAAAGCCAACACAGTAGTCATTGAAAATGACGGAAACGATGAATGGTGTGAACTTGAGAAAATCGAAAACTGGCAAGAAGCATCAGTTGAAGATTTACTAAAACTAATCAGAGAAAAGGGGATAGTTGGAATAGGGGGAGCAAGTTTCCCTACACACATCAAATTAAATCCTCCGAAAGATACTAAAATTGATACTTTAGTTCTTAACGGAGCAGAGTGTGAGCCTTATCTGAATTCAGACAACAGACTTATGCTTGAAGATCCTCAATCAATAGTAGAAGGAATAAAAATCATTAAAAAGATTTTAGGTGTTGAAACTGCCGTAATTGGTATAGAAGAAAACAAACCTGAAGCTATTGCAAGTATGAAAAAAGCATGTGAAGGAACAGGAATAGAAGTTATGCCTCTTCACACAAAATATCCTCAAGGAGGAGAAAAACAACTTATAAAAGCAGTTTTAGACAGAGAAGTACCTTCAGGAAAACTTCCTGCATCTGTTGGAGTAGTTGTTCAAAACACAGGAACAGCAGCAGCTATTTATAGAGGAATAGTTCATGGAGAACCATTAATTGAAAAAATAGTAACTGTTTCAGGAAAGGCTATAAAACAGCCTAAAAACTTAAAAGTAGTAATAGGAACACCTTTCTCTGAACTACTTGAATATTGTGGAGTAGACAGAGATGCAGTTGATAAACTTGTTATGGGTGGACCTATGATGGGTATGGCACAATTCACAGAAGAAGTTCCAGTAATAAAAGGAACAGGTGGACTTTTAGCACTAACTAAAGAGGAAACTAATTACTGTAAACCTCAAGCATGTATAAGTTGTGGAAAATGTGTTGATGTATGTCCAATGCATTTAGTACCATTTATGTATGCAAGACTTGCAGTAAAAGAAAACTGGGAAGAATTACCAAAATATAATCTAATGGACTGTATAGAATGCGGTTCATGTGCATATATCTGCCCAGCAAACAGACCATTAACTGAAGCTATAAAAATTGGAAAAGCTAAGTTAAGAGCGATGAAATAA